The genomic stretch taaggaagaagttctttactggaagggtggtgaggcactggaatgggttgcccaaggaagttgtgaatgctccacccctggaggtgttcaaggccaggttggacagagccttgcgtgacatggtttagtgtgaggtgtccctgcccatggcagaggggctggaactagatgattttatggtcctttccaaccctaactattctatgattctatgctcacATACGCCAAGCAAAACAGATGAgctcataaggaaaaaaagcccatgtaattaatcttttttttttttaattactaaatCAGCATTTTATACATTTCATGCTGCATATCTGAACCAGCATTTTATTAGCTTTCAGGATGGCACTTCTCCAAAGAGCTGTTTTTTTGACAGtaagacaaaaaataattagaataaTCCCTCATCTGCCCACAGACtttgaagtttttatttttattcctttataatGTCTCTAGTTTATTAAGGGCCATAAAATAAAGTTAACACACATTTGATCTGTATTTCCTGGTTATAGGCAAAATataatggtaaaaaaaaaaataaaaaaaaatcccacaatcCAACCACAATCTGGGTTCAAGTACTGCCAGTTCCATCTATTTTGTAATCTGAGAACAGTGACTAGGCAACCAAGACCACCCAGAATCCCCTATTTCCAGTATTACATACACCTTCTTTAGTTGTGAGCTAATATTTCAAGGAAAGCCCAAGAATAAATGGCACATTAAACATTTCCTTAACAGTGTCCTCTAAAGTGATTACAGCTCACCTGGTTTGGGCACTTCTAATCCTCGTTCTTTATAGAAAtcatgcatttgttttttctcccctgaaaaaagaaataaacccaacaaTATAAACCAgattaaaatgtcatttcagaTGTTGAGAATATCCAAATAGTTTCCAACGGTCAGAGCAGTAAAACCTTTTCAAGTTCCCACAGACCTTCATGATCACTAGTATTCTATATGAGGCTGGGACACTAAAGACACCCAGACTAAGAGTCTGTTAGTAAAAACTGGGAAGAAATCAGAGAAACTGGTGATAAATTATGCTGAAATAGCTGCAAAAACTAGTATCCTTCTGGCTGTCATGACTATTTTTATACCATCTTTAGTCCATATATATCCACTAGATCTGTATATTTCACTCAGTCCACCCAAGTGAACTGTGCGGATTCATTTGCTCCCAAAGTTCAAGGTAAATGACATGAGACCATGAGCAcatctgaaaatcagaaaaataacgTGACAGTGAGAAACAAGTAAATGCATTTGAGGGAATCAGTCTTAGCAACCTTTTTTCAACTGAGCCAAGTGAACTTATTACATGGAATGGCATTTTCTCTACTTACACAAAAATATGACACATGACAAATATTATTTGGATGTTTATCTGGATACGGTGTTTGATATGAAACTTGTGTTCCATAGGATACATGCCACTGTCCATAATAGTATCTAGCAACCAGAAAGATGCCAGTTGTCACAGCTAATTGATGAAGATTTATAACCAAGCATTACAAAGGTATTTTAAAGAGTCTAGAGTAGAAACAGGACTTTGAATTAATCTGTTCTCTGTTCAGCCTTTTAAATCTCTAGGTggtaataaaaaaatgaaagggacTTACTTTCCTCTAAATTGACGACTAATTTATAAACTATGTCTTGCAGTTGTCGGTCCAGCCTGTTACAGAGAAAAAACGAAAGTGCCTTTGGTGCAATACAGAATGGCTTTCATTAAATGGTAACAGAGATGCCAAACACACTGTTGAAATGTGACACCCAAAGAGAAGGGTGACAGAGCAAGAACTCTGCATCTGTCTATATTCATGTCCTGAGAGCAGAGCTCCAACAGAAGCCACGTTAAAAAGAATTCACGTACCATTTGAGAAACTAAAACCTCGATTTTCAGAGTTAAGCATACTATGCCAACAAAACTTTGTTTAAAAGTAAATCAAAGCACATAGTTAAGATCCCATATCACCTGTATCACAGAGCGAATGCGTACAAATACCTGGGGAGGGGGAACAAATCCTAAGAAGGGATACAAACTAGATAAAACAAATTGAGCATTTTATCCTCACTGTTGTGATTAAActtatataaagaaaaaataatctgtttcttACAACTCTTCATTCATTTGAAATAGGAAAGCACTACAAGTCTGTAAAACAGAACACTTAAAAGCAAGCACCCgaacttgaaaaaaacaaaccagcccaAAACTATAAAAATGGCATGAACTTATTACCTGATATTATAAAGGGGTTGTGTCTGATGTACAACAATATTGCATTTTGGACACCTGTTGCTATAGTAGAAGTGTCTCACTATGCAGCTTTTACaaactgtaaagaaaagaaaccccacagaAGTTACACGTCATTACACAATACCATCTGTTTAAGCAAGAGGAGGAAGTACACCCAGACCTCTCAAAGTCTGTCAGAGACAGAATTAAGCAATTTGTTCAACTCAGGTAAACAGAAACTCTCTGCTGTTTTCATTGTATACCTACTTTAAAATTTTGGAAGGAAAGCTACTAAgtttaaatacttaaataacACACTATCAAATCAGCTCCATATCAGCCTGAACACATCAGGCCTTTCTGTAACATTTACCAAGAAACTTCTGAGAGAGGACCACCAAGTTGCACTTGCAACATTATGCTGTTAGTACTGACAGCTGTGCACTTTCCGGAAGTACAAATGGTGCTGAATGTTACATGGTATATATCAAACTAGTGAGCAGCGCCCCATGAAAGGGGAGGTTAGGAGTGGGAAGGCAAGTTCTTCCTCTATTAGTGGCTGGAAGGACAAGGAAGCTGTAATTCTTGCATTCAGGTAGGAACACGTGAATGGCTGAAAGTGGCAACTTCACAGAAAGTTTTATTAGCtatgagaaaaaaacagttgTGTTAGCAATGGAAAAACTGGTAACACAAGGATTGAGGGAAAAAATTACAAGAGTACTGGAATCTGTTTTTTATTATCCAAATATTTCTACTCATCAGATTATAGACTAATGGCTCCATGGGTGCATATAACCTTTCTGTGTCCAAACCGGTACTTCCACACAGTTGTTTACTGAGTTTTGTGAATTTACACACTCATATCGACAACAGTTTTGGAAACTCTCTCATACACTATGAGCAGAGCCACTCAACCTTTTCTCAGTTATATACTCAAACTCTTAGAGCCTACTCAAAAacaaatagttaaaaaaaaataaaaaaaaaaagtagctctatttttgttttatttgggcTTTATCTTTCCCTACATCTTCTTCCCTCTTAACCCGGGAAACTAAACTGACTTCATGATTGATTGATTTCATGATTTTCTGATGCTTAAAACATCCACAAGTGTATTTTCCTTAAGGAACTGAACAAACGACACACGTCACTGCAAACAGAGAATTATCTTTGTGAAGCCAGAACATCTCAACAGCTGATTGTTGTTTGAGTTTGCAGCTAAACTCtcagaatgaaaatactgataCTTACAGGTGTGCAGACATTCTGTAATGGTTGTAGCATCAATAAAGTAACCCTTGCAGATGGAACACAGGATGTAAGGGGTCAACTCTGCGAGGTTTATCATACGCTACAAAGACAGTTTGTAAGAGTTTCAATACACATGCTAAGCCATGAAATTTCCACAGCCTTAAATCAGGCAAAAAATCCTGATTTTCCTAAGACATCAATCAATCCTCATACACAGCCCTTTTCTAAAGACTTTCACCTAGTTTTCTGAATTGACGTTTCTGTGAGTGGCAATCCAGTGGGTTTCATTAATCGTACCTAAAAAGCAAATGATAAATGATTCCTTTGCGAAAAGTTATTTTGGATAAACTATTTAACAGAATATCAAATAATCAGCAAGCTTTAAGTGGATACTGGTAGCACATAATAATATCATATTTTCATGTTGGAAGTACACTTTCTcaaaaaagaacagatttatTCTATAGCAATGATCCGAGATCTGCCTGAAAAAGGTAATGTGTTAGATTTTTATATTGTTTCCTCTAGTCTCAAAGACAAACTAAAGGGCTTTCTTTCCCTCAATGACACCACTTTGCCCATATTTTGTTTCGTAGAATCATAAAACAACTAGGTtgaaaaagatctttaagatcaagtccaacctttacccagggactgccaagtccaccactaaaccatgttactaaGAGCCCCATCTactttttcagaagtattttaagtgttttttaacacttccagggataacgattccaccactgcccagggcagtctgttccaatgcctgatcacccttttggcgaagaaatttttcctaatatccaacctaaacctcccctggcacagcttgaggccattatctcttgtcctatcacatgcttcttgggagaagagaccgacccccacctcactataacctcctttcaggtagttgtagagcaGTAAGGTCtgccctgagccttctccagactaaacatgCCCAGGGCCTTCAGCcactcctcataagacttgtgctcagATCCTTCACCAGCCtcactgcccttctctgaacATTCCCTCTACCACCCTGTCAAGCTATGCCAAGAGTTTGCAAGGGCTGCATTTACATGACACAGATATAACTAACTCAGGTAATAAAAAGCGTATCGCCACATGGATTACATTGCCTAGACAGGGGCTCGGATTCGCACCTACAACTTTCTAAAGCATCTAAGTTGACATCCACTGCTTAGAGGACCTGGTTGGCAAAAGCGGGCTGCTGCAGACGCGGGGCCTCCCTGAAGACACAGCGCTTCACACCCAGCAGCATTCCCACCGCAGGGAGGGCTGCCCGCCAGACCGCCTCGTGCCTTCCTCACACTCACGCTGCCGCCCTCACCTCAGGGCCGAGccctgccccgctccccccAGGCCCCGGCCGTGCCGCTGTTGTGGCACACTGCGGCACACGAGCCCCTCTCTTcaccccccgcccgccccgagCCGCACGCTCCCACCGGCCGAGCAGGGCGGGGCGCGCGGGGCCTGGCGCGCGATACAGCCGTTGCACGGGTGGCGGCCGGAGCGtctcccccccacctccccctttTTACCTCACGGCCGTCGTCCGAGTCGAGGTCCCCGTCGTCAGTCCCGAACCGAGTACCGGGGTCCCCCTCGAGCTCTTCTTCCTCCATCTCCTCTTCCTCGTCGTCTTCGTCGTCGTCCTCATCGCCGCTGGACTCCGAGCGGCTCCGCTCGAACTCGAAGTGGACGGGGCGCGCCCCCGAACAGCTGGGAGCCCCTTCCATCTCCTGATCCTCATCGGCCGGGCCCGCGCCTGCTCCATCCCCGCCCGACAGCCCCGAGACCACGGAGCCGACGTCCACCTCCATGTCCACGGCTCGGGGTGGGGGGCGGGGACCGGGGCAGACGCGGGACCGTCTGCCGGCCGCCGGCGGGGGACAGCAGAGCGCAGCTCTCACCACAGGCCGTGTGCGCCACGGGGCACGCCGGGAACTGTAGTtagagcaggcacagggctcCACCGCTGCGCATGCGCCGAGGCTTGTAGTTTTTGTAGCTTGGAGCTTCCTTTTCTCAGTCTTTTTGCTTTTACACTCGACGCTCCTTCGGCTAATAATGAAGCGCAGACAAATGCTTAATTTATCACAAAAGTGCTTCAATCATGAGATGCCAGTTCCATTCAAAACGAAGCTTTTATTCTGTAATATCACAAATCTGTATTTACCAGTAAAAGAAGCACCAATATTAGACATACCCGGAAAACCAACTGACCCAGCCGTAACCAGTTTAATTCGGAGTAAATCCAGTAAGGGCACACAGTCCAGAGGCCATCCTTTGTTCACTCTAAGGAGGGCACAGGTAATGGCCTACTAACGCCAAAACAATCAATTTCTGAACGAGGTTTCCCGCATATGCACACCACGAGCAGCACTGAGGTTCACGATACCCACCCGCACAGTCACTATCCAAAGGAACACCTACTTAGTGCTGGAACACCTACAGAGCAACAGCCGCCTCTCAAACACTCCGCATTCGCGCCACCTCAGCTGCCCTGAAGCGCTCCTGCCATGTCGCAAAATGAAGCCGCCAGTGCCTAGGTAGGCAGCGGTAGCAATACTCATCCTTTGCCCTGACTGTCGCAAAAGCATACGCGCCTGGCGGCGGCATCAGCTCATTGCCGGCGAATGGAGGGCGATGCAAGATGGCTGCCCTGCATGAGGAGCCGGCGGAGGTGACGGCGGTAAAGCCGGATCCTGAGGCGGGGACGCCGCCACAGCCCCCcgctgctcctccagctgccgccgccgccgttcCCGTCGCTCCCCCGGCCGCGGCGGCGGAAGGAGAGGCGGCGGGGAGCGGTGGGGACGCGGCGCCCCCGAAGCCCGCCGCACCGGGCCCGGCCGCCTCCCCGGCGGCGGTGGACCGGCAGACGCTCGtggctgtgctgcagttccTGCGGCGCAGCAACCTCCGCGAGTCCGAGGAGATCCTGCGCCGCGAAGCGCGCCTACTCGGCGATGACCTCGGTTCCGTAGCCCTCAGCCCCACTGGCGCTGGGCTTCAGGGAGTCCCGGGTGGCGATGCGGATTCCATCGGCGGCGAGGCGCTGCTCAGCCGGGTTACCGCCGCTGCCGCGACAGGAGGCAATGTCGCCGCTGTCCCGTCCTCCAGCCCCGCGGTGGCAGCGGTCGCCGCCGTGCCGCCAGGGAAAGGTGGGGCTCGTGACGGGACTGTAGGGTCGCTGCTCCGGGTGGGGGCCGCCTCCTCTGCCGGGACCTCCGGGGACTCGGGGGCCTTTGTGTCTCTCGCAGCCTTGCAGTCTGTCCGTGATGCTGAGGCACGAGGGTCAGTGTCAGATCGTGCTTCCCTTCGGGTGACCTTCACTTGGGTGGGAAGCGAGAGTCTGTCCCAGCTTTCTGGGGGGACCCCGGGTGTGTCATTTCCCCATACAACTCGGGAAGAGATCAGGGGCTCCTGTGGATGCCCCGCTGAAGAAAGGGACCAAGGATTGGGTTATCTGTCGTATTTGCAAGGAGCACTGCCAAAGTGAGAGGTGCTTCTCCTTGTCTTTGTGCCCTGTCTCGAGGGGGGATCCCATCTTCAGCAGGCAGCTGAGGGTTTCCTGTGTAGTTAGATGTGATGGTCTAAGATGTGGCTGCAGGGGTGGGAACAGAGACCTGGTGTACAGAATATGATTTGAAGAAAGTGCCGTAGAGTACTCAGAGAGGAGGCTTTAGACATTTCTGGATCGAGTCGGTGGGTACTTGAGATGTCCTTCGGATAGTTGGAGTCTTAACTGTTTTTAATCAAGGTATGCTGTGTGGCACATTTACAAAATAGTATAATGAAATTTCAGAAACTGTTATGTCCAAGTTCCAGTGAATGTATAGTATAAAGTCACCTTGTTCCTACTATCACCTGATAAGGTTGTTTTTGTGTAGAAgacaaaacagtgaaaatgtttAATGACTTCTATGGAGAACAGAGCTCTTGGAGCATTAGCAAATGATAAAAAGTCACCGTACTGTAATGGTTGTGTGCTTGGTGAATTATTCACTCAATTAACTTAGTTTGCTTGTTTACTAGAAGCAAAATGGTTATAGTGGGTATATCGTACAGCCTTAGAAAGATCCCACTCCTCATTTGAGATTTTATAGCCTTGTTTTTGTGGTGTTAGTGGCTTCTTCCTTTAGACTTATGATTGTAACTGGATAAGACACTATGGTACCTTATAGGCAACTGTTGGCAGGGAAAGCACGAAGGCTAAAGGTGCCGGAAGATTTGGCTGCTGGACTGTGCTACCATCCTCTCACTTGTATTGTTTAAACTTAGTGCTGAACAAGCACAAGACTTAGTGTCATGTTTTGCTCTGGGTGCCTCCGCTTACAAGTGGAGTTGTTAGCCACTGTATACATGCTAGCACTTTCAGGCTGTTTTACAAGCTCTTGTTTATGTTAATGCTTTTGCAGTTGGAGGAAGTGTTGTTGTGGAAGATCAGCCAGATGTGAGTGCAGTATTGTCTGCCTACAATCAACAGGGAGACCCGACTCTGTATGAAGAATACTACAGTGGATTAAAACACTTCATTGAGTGTTCTCTGGACTGTCATCGAGCGGAATTGTCTCAGCTGTTTTATCCTCTCTTTGTGCACATGTATTTGGAACTGGTCTACAATCAGCATGAGAGTGAAGCAAAGTCTTTTTTTGAAAGGTAATCTGAAGTAACGATACCATGGATTATAGTAACTGTTCTTAAATCCTTTTCCAATCTTCTATCTCAGAAAGATCATGCTTTTGAACTGTCCATGGGCATACTTTGAACCATCTTTATGGTGAACTGAtgagctctgtgctgcaaaAGTATCAATGAAGAGATACTTCTTTAGGGAAAGAATGTCGGATCATTTTTTAGCACTGGAAAATTTTACTGAGATGCCAAAGTAATGTACGCTATGCGTATTGCTAATGTCATAACGTGTATATTGAAATTCTTCAAGTGAGATTAAAGGAATTAATTTGTGGCTAATCTacaattttctgtgcttttactGTGGTTCACTTCTTTATCActtgagaagaaaattaaatttgttttctggATTCAGACcaattctgaaatatttcaatcCAAATTGATAACTTTGTCTCCCTCCAATATGTCAGCAAAAATGGTGCTGTAAATAGTTAAAATGTTCCTTGCCACAACTATTTTATAACATGGTTTGAGTAAAAATGGAAAACTCTAGACATATGTTAGCTATTAGGTAATACAAGTGGAGAGTGAGAAAAACATACACTGTAAAATGTGCATATTCATACAATGAATCAGATATAAATACATTCAAGTAGTCTTGCATAATAAAAAATTACCTGTATTTTATGATGCCACAAATTAaggtttcatttctttaaataaatgtgTCAGTGTAATGTTTCCTTAAGGCGAGAACCCTTTGGACATACGAAATTGTGAGGTTccatttgtgtattttcttcatcttgctttttAACTGTTGGAATGCTCTTACACAAGTGACTTACTGTATACAGTATGTTCCCCAGGAGGCAGTTTATTTTGGCAGAAAATAATCTCTTGTAGTCAGTAGCTTCCAAAAGGTCCTTACGTACATGTTTCATGTTAAAGTAATCTAAGGAAGTGTGCACTTAGGAGATAATGTTTTTGAAATAAATCTTAAATTGTTTCAATAGATTTCATGGGGATCAGGAGTGCTATTACCAGGATGACCTGCGTGTGTTATCCAGTTTAACCAAAAAAGAACATATGAAAGGTAATGAAACCATGCTGGATTTCCGAACAAGCAAGTTTGTGTTGCGCATTTCCCGTGACTCTTACCAACTCTTGAAGAGGCAtcttcaggaaaagcagaacaatCAGATCTGGAACATTGTTCAGGAGCATCTTTACATTGATATCTTCGATGGAATGCCTCGCAGTAAACAACAGATAGATGCTATGGTTGGAAGCTTGGCTGGGGAGGCAAAACGAGAGGCTAATAAAGCAAAGGTAGGAGGCAAAGATTGTTGCACTTTTATATTTGAACAATTCTCCCTGGTTTTTACCTTAGTACAGACTGATAACTGTCATTTGAGATCTTAAAAACAGCAtgaacagaaggaaggaagagaactgTACAGATACGTGTTGGCAGTGTCAACAAGATGTGTCACCTTAGAAGAAACTGTTAAACCCTTTTGAGAGACAATGTTGTATTCAGCCCACTGAACTAAATTTGAACTAACTCATAAATTATTCTGTGGTTTTAAAATGGATACCTGACTATTTGGCTTCCTCTTGTACAACAGATGTAATTCTTACTGTTGGTTGTTACTACAGGGTATGTTTGTGTAGATCTTGAGAGCATAGTACTACaatactatatatataaattatgtaAACTGTAGGGATTATGCTGTAAGGAAGTGTGAAGAGATGGTGGGAGAATTTACAGTTGTCCAAATCAGTCACCGACTAAAACAACAGAATGTGTACTACATTTGTTATGGACTAACCTGTAATGTACACACTAATATTAAACACAGCACTTTTAAAGTGCTTGGACTATTACATTGAaaagtttccattaaaaaaaaaaagtagttctCAGTAAGAAAATCAATTACTGTTTTGTGTCGTGTGTTTTATTGGCTTCCAGGTTTTCTTTGGCTTATTGAAGGAACCAGAGTTTGATGTGCCTTTGgatgatgaagatgaagaaggagaaaatgaggaaggaaagccaaagaagaaaaaacctaaaaaagaCAGTGTAGGgtcaaaaagtaaaaaacaggACCCTAATGCTCCTCCCCAAAACAGGTACCAAGGGAATCGTGTAGAGAAGTCCTGTTAAATCCAGTCATGTCGTGCCAAACCTACATCACTGTTCACAtgacatttttagcattttggccatttcagcTCTACACAGCTTTAGCTGTAAGACTTCTAAGGGAGGTAATGGAAAGCTTAGCATATAACCCTCTGTCTTTACCCTTCAAGGCAATCTGAATTCCCCTTGATAATATTTTACTCTGTTATCCACTTATCTTTTCAGGTCATACTCAATTGTTTATCTCGTTCCACTGTCTCTTTGAAAGTCTTAAAGCCAACGGCTCTTTCTCTGATCAGTTAATCCACGTGGTCTTTCATTTATTCTAATGCTTGTTTTGCATTTGAATATTGAGGTGTAGGGTCGCATGCAAGGGTTTTGCTTTCTATGTTTCAATTAATGATATGGAAGGTGCTTTTAGTTTGTAAAAATGTGTGCTTGTAGAATACCTCTGCCTGAACTGAAAGACTCTGACAAGCTAGATAAAGTCATGAATATGAAGGAAGCTGCACGGCGTGTGCGTCTTGGCCCAGAGTGTCTGCCCTCCATCTGTTTCTACACATTCCTTAATGCTTACCAGGTTGGTAAAAGAAGAGTTTGGGCAATtgggaaaagggaataaaaattaTAGATATCGctcttaagaaagaaagaagacttGGCATCCTTGGCAAGGGTTGTTGGAGTATTTGGAATAAGTGTTGTAAAGTTGATGTTCCAAAACTTTAACAATTCTCTTTAGAGACTCTTTAAACTATATAATTTCCACGTTCCTTGGGTTTGCTCTGATTTtacctgcttttgtttttcctgtgggCTCTGAGTGTATTCTGCAGCATGCAGAAGATGTTTTGCACCAGAATACTGGATAATagcattgttttgtcactattAGTTCTCCTTCGTTCGTACAGTTCATATATGCTTCATTCATACGTGCTTcattcagtttcatttttaatggcaTGAGAATTTACACATGCTTATGTCGATCCTAAAATAGtcaccttttatttttgtaaataagTTAATTTTCTTACTAGTACTTAGGATTTTGTAGTATTTGAAATTCATCATGAAAGATACATACAATATAAAAGGATATTTTGTGTTTAGGGTCTGACTGCAGTGGATATTACAGATGACTCTAGCATGATTGTAGGAGGCTTTGCTGATTCTACTGTCAGAGTGTGGTCTGTGACTCCAAAAAAGCTACGTAGcgtgaaaacagcagcaggtaAGACAGACCATAACACTGAATATGAGAACGCATTACTTGTGACAGCTGTGTTTTGCACAAAAATATCTATATCAGGAGAGTTGTCTTCAGCAGTTAGATGCTTTGACTTTGAAGACATTGTATGTGCACAGGTATATTGGATCACATCTTATATACTACTATTAGAAACATTTGTAAAGGAATGTGAAGTCTGGTTGTGTACACCTGGTGTGAGGTAGTCAGTGCATACAGTTTGGAAACAGCCATCTTTCTTCTGAACTGGATGATAACTACAGGGTGTAGTAGGGTTTAGGTGATCTAGGGGAGAGACTAGAGGTACTCTGGTGAAAATTATAAGAGAGAACTCTGAGAAGGATGGAGGAGAATGTCCTGTAGCTCGAAACCTACACAAATTCAGGCTGCTTTAATTCTGCTGTTTATGTAGCAATATGTTGTGGTTGAAGCTAGATACCACACAGACGTCTCTTAACCTTGATGTTTACCTGAGATGTGGTCATGATGTTCAGGAAATAGTAGCCTCACAGACTAAAAGTTATTTTGTGTGTAGCGTGCAGCTGTCAAAACATGTCTGTAAAGAATGCTTGTGGCATATTAACTTCCTGGGAAAAGGCATGAAAAATTGGCATCTCTATAAAGAAGATGTTATTGTGTTTGGAGGCTGAACAATGTATGTATGAAAAATAACATGTCAGGATTAATTTATTTCAACTCAGTTAAGACTTAAGGAAGAGTGATTATTATGTTGAGTgttattttcacctttttcaatggtaaaaaacatttcaagtgCCATTGCATGTTTCAGACTCACCAATTCCCATGTACTTCTAGAGACaatattatttgttttctgttcatgGCATTTATCTTTGAACTTCTGACGGTTACTATGATACATGAACTTTGTTATATTGCAGACCTTAGTCTCATTGACAAAGAATCAGACGATGTCTTGGAGAGGATAATGGATGAGAAAACGGCAAGTGAGTTGAAGATTTTATATGGTCACAGTGGACCTGTCTATGGCACCAGCTTCAGTCCTGATAGGTAAAAGAAGTTTACAAGCTAATTAATTTGCTTATCTTGAGTTTTAATTGTATGATACTGGATGCAAATATGTTCTTCATGCGGCTTTCTCCAGATAGCTAAAGCAATTCTTGCTTATGCAGCTTATAAGGAACTCTGAGTGTAAGTGTTCATTATGCTCAGGTATTGGGCACTGTCAGCTGTTGCTGAAATCAACTGGAACTGAGGATGCCAGCACCTTTTTTGAGGTTTAGGACTTAGCTGGCAAAAGAAACCATCTTTTTTGCAGGCTGTTTAAGTTGGGCTTGAACTAACTGAATTGTAGAGAAGAACAACTACAGCAGTGATTTCACTTACAGGATTGCAAAACATAAAACCAGACTGAGTAGCATCATTGCACTTCAAGTATCTCATATTCTACTGAGACTTAATTTTCAGAATTTATTGAATGGTATCTTTAAAAGAACAGATTTAAAACTGTTATGTCATTATGAATGTCTGGACAGTAGAAAGGAAGTTTTAAATGTCcaaagttttgcttttgcatgtGTCTAGTCAGGAAACAtccatcacagaaacacagctgagAAGTGAACTTTGTGTGGAACATGAATATAGAGTCTGGAATTGGGAATGTGGGCATTATATGAATTTTCTTTCAGGGATTCCTGAAATTTTGTTTGAAGTGACATTAAAagattttaggtttttttcagtaacagcGTAGCAGTTTActagtaatttttttcatatatctGGCATTCCTGAATAAAGAACAGCTCTGtgtgttggggttttatttgtttgcctatttttgtgggtttttttggtttgttttttttgctcATAAGCATTACTGTGTAATCAAAATTAGTCATCAACATCCAATTGTATCTCTTTTTTGCATAAGGACCTAAGACAGGATTCTGCTTGAATCAGTTATTGTTGCTTACCCCATCAAAATGCTGATTTATATGTGACATGCTAAACAGATGCTGCTCAGGGGACATAGACATCTCACAGTGTTCTTGCAAAGGTTATACAGTCTGTGTGCAAGTCTGATATGTAATATGCTATACTTTCTCCTGTGACAGAAACTATCTCTTGTCCTGTTCTGAGGATGGCACTGTCAGATTGTGGAGTCTCCA from Lathamus discolor isolate bLatDis1 chromosome 3, bLatDis1.hap1, whole genome shotgun sequence encodes the following:
- the TAF5 gene encoding transcription initiation factor TFIID subunit 5 — translated: MAALHEEPAEVTAVKPDPEAGTPPQPPAAPPAAAAAVPVAPPAAAAEGEAAGSGGDAAPPKPAAPGPAASPAAVDRQTLVAVLQFLRRSNLRESEEILRREARLLGDDLGSVALSPTGAGLQGVPGGDADSIGGEALLSRVTAAAATGGNVAAVPSSSPAVAAVAAVPPGKVGGSVVVEDQPDVSAVLSAYNQQGDPTLYEEYYSGLKHFIECSLDCHRAELSQLFYPLFVHMYLELVYNQHESEAKSFFERFHGDQECYYQDDLRVLSSLTKKEHMKGNETMLDFRTSKFVLRISRDSYQLLKRHLQEKQNNQIWNIVQEHLYIDIFDGMPRSKQQIDAMVGSLAGEAKREANKAKVFFGLLKEPEFDVPLDDEDEEGENEEGKPKKKKPKKDSVGSKSKKQDPNAPPQNRIPLPELKDSDKLDKVMNMKEAARRVRLGPECLPSICFYTFLNAYQGLTAVDITDDSSMIVGGFADSTVRVWSVTPKKLRSVKTAADLSLIDKESDDVLERIMDEKTASELKILYGHSGPVYGTSFSPDRNYLLSCSEDGTVRLWSLQTFTCLVGYKGHNYPVWDTQFSPYGYYFVSGGHDRVARLWATDHYQPLRIFAGHLADVTCTRFHPNSNYVATGSADRTIRLWDVLNGNCVRIFTGHKGPIHSLAFSPNGRFLATGATDGRVLLWDIGHGLMVGELKGHTDTVYALRFSRDGEILASGSMDNTVRLWDAVKAFEDLETDDFTTATGHINLPENSQDLLLGTYMTKSTPVVHLHFTRRNLLLAAGAYSSQ
- the PCGF6 gene encoding polycomb group RING finger protein 6, encoding MPPPGAYAFATVRAKDEYCYRCLPRHWRLHFATWQERFRAAEVARMRSHFCDKLSICLRFIISRRSVECKSKKTEKRKLQATKTTSLGACAAVEPCACSNYSSRRAPWRTRPVVRAALCCPPPAAGRRSRVCPGPRPPPRAVDMEVDVGSVVSGLSGGDGAGAGPADEDQEMEGAPSCSGARPVHFEFERSRSESSGDEDDDEDDEEEEMEEEELEGDPGTRFGTDDGDLDSDDGRERMINLAELTPYILCSICKGYFIDATTITECLHTFCKSCIVRHFYYSNRCPKCNIVVHQTQPLYNIRLDRQLQDIVYKLVVNLEEREKKQMHDFYKERGLEVPKPAVPQPVPVSRGRPRKVLGSVFRIPPELDISILLEFIGANGGTGNFKPLEKKFVRVSGEATVGHVEKFLRRKMDLDPTCQVDIICGDHLLEHYQTLREIRQAIGESAVQDGLLVLHYGLVVSPMTVT